Proteins encoded within one genomic window of Ailuropoda melanoleuca isolate Jingjing chromosome 16, ASM200744v2, whole genome shotgun sequence:
- the LMO3 gene encoding LIM domain only protein 3 isoform X1: MHFYLLYFLSSRFFGCEFTSIDLFVCGYVSLLMYLSFPFLLKRDVIFIMKGQLSMYQRRILMHLPRIKLACVHHKALCIDSFAGCTGIYSSPHLRTPCKNLKKNVCCSRLFGVTGNCAACSKLIPAFEMVMRAKDNVYHLDCFACQLCNQRFCVGDKFFLKNNMILCQTDYEEGLMKEGYAPQVR, translated from the exons ATGCATTTctatttactgtattttctaTCAAGTAGATTTTTTGGCTGCGAATTCACCTCCATTGACTTGTTTGTGTGCGGTTATGTAAGCCTCCTgatgtatttgtcttttccttttctcctcaaaCGAGATGTGATTTTCATCATGAAAGGTCAACTGAGTATGTATCAGAGAAGAATACTTATGCATCTGCCGAGAATAAAACTTGCTTGTGTACATCATAAGGCATTGTGTATTGATAGCTTTGCAGGGTGTACTGGCATCTACTCTAGTCCTCATCTCAGAACTCCCtgtaagaatttgaaaaaaaatgtttgctgttcCAGGCTCTTCGGTGTAACGGGAAACTGTGCCGCCTGTAGTAAGCTCATCCCTGCCTTTGAGATGGTGATGAGGGCCAAGGACAACGTTTACCACCTGGACTGCTTTGCATGTCAGCTTTGTAATCAGAG attttgtgTTGGAGACAAATTTTTCCTAAAGAATAACATGATTCTTTGCCAGACGGACTACGAAGAAGGTTTAATGAAAGAAGGTTATGCACCCCAGGTTCGCTGA